In one Bombus fervidus isolate BK054 chromosome 16, iyBomFerv1, whole genome shotgun sequence genomic region, the following are encoded:
- the Mcr gene encoding macroglobulin complement-related — MWIWILILTFAYGNSQFSQESTESTRSPWNRFDDRDQAGFGLRGSGNPTDNIIIKEATYFVVASRMVRPGQIYRVDVNVLYSPIPIIVRSSIQRNGVEVAADFQEVKEGIPETLMMGLPSTSVNGEYRLRVEGTYNSLTGGQAFLNETKLTFSQRSMTIFIQLDKPVYMQGETVRFRTIPIDTELKAFNNPIDVYMLDPYRRVMRRWLSRQSNLGTVSLSYQLSDQPVFGEWIIQVIAQSQVEEKTFLVEEYYQTRFEVNVTMPAFFFDNDQYINGIVQANYTSGAPVRGNLTLKARIRSLDKAYTESDSESAERYFYFDEYYPAWLKVSNYLNNKVPVLRFFNGTYHFRYPMSELLSFVPTASGVEITVTATVGERFLDEIITGYSTARIYNSTSKVRFLGGSPQVFKPAMPFTLNLVASFHDNSILRPTQLKGAVMEIRADIEMRTGGHRTLETQYLKHSADNEGVWSTRIDLRKQLGLDHNSNQAQQILNDISSMKVFAYLTDGEGYKTQTELLLLAHESPNQQHIKISTSTEKPKVGEYMIFHVQTNFYIDTFNYLIMAKGTILLTGQDNMQHNIKTIAVPLSAEMAPVATAVVYHVGQYGNVVADSLTFSVNGISRNNFTVFINNKKSRTGENVEVAIYGEPGAYVALSGIDRSFFTMQAGNELTYANVISKMAHFDEETNGTHAHTWLYHEGDPDEVVYFPSSTFGIDVNRTFEYVGLVAFTDAIIYRRPDNCNTTQGYGECLSGRCYRLDKKCDGVYDCDDGTDEVGCERRNVTDIVEFRKWRFNRLQRQYENVWLWKDINIGPHGRYIFNIDVPRRPVLWMVTAFGMSPSMGFGMLPKAIAYMGILPFYINVEMPTHSKQGEQIGIRVSVFNYLRNNIEAVVVLTGSKDYKFVHVEDNGIVQSYKPRTSFGEHQFFIWIPAQDASIVYLPIVPIRLGDIKVHIYATTVIGRDSVTRTLHVEADGLPQHRHQSILLDLSNRAYVFQYMHVNITETPIIPYDENRYYVFGSNKAVISLVGDVVGPIFPTMPVNATSLMDLPMDCAEQNMFSFAANLYTTMYMRLLNQRNRTQEKHSFYYMNIGYQRQLSFMNPDGSFSLFRSDWNQSSPSVWLTAYCARVLQEARFYEWENYLYIDPEVIAQAVSWLLKYQTPEGSFYEVTWMPDRKMNSSLNYDDDIITHRNISLTAHVLITLQSVKDLPEGLGTQVAVSAAGAIKWLERNLKLLEVRGKPYEIAIVSYALLLAKASTAGQAFNILSRHARREGGLTYWGRESVPLPPYKLENQKPFLLPRLPYMYDSENIETTAYALLVHVARQEIMLEPIVKWLNSQRLTDGGWASTQDTAWAMKALMDYTVRSRIRDVSSLAVTIEATALPGQTKTLFVNDNNLARLQTIEIPEAWGTVKVQAKGAGYAILQMSVQYNVDIAKFQTQPPVKSFDLVTRANFHGRNQSHISYLSCQRWINTNESSRSGMAVLDVTIPTGYIIQQQTLDRYIQSKQVRNLQRARFHEKKVLFYFDYLDQEETCVNFTIERWFPVANMSRYLPIRIYDYYAPERFNETIFDALPTYTLNICEVCGSSQCPYCPIYNTATMLATPTGFLIEISVLVVVTRYFRTQEFSVG; from the exons ATGTGGATCTGGATTTTGATATTAACCTTCGCTTACGGGAATAGTCAGTTCTCGCAAGAATCGACTGAATCGACGCGCTCTCCTTGGAATCGATTCGATGATAGAGATCAGGCTGGATTTGGATTACGAGGTTCTGGAAATCCAACtgacaatattataataaaagagGC TACTTACTTTGTGGTCGCATCTCGAATGGTTAGACCAGGACAGATCTACCGTGTAGATGTAAATGTCTTATATAGCCCAATTCCAATCATAGTACGTTCGTCCATTCAAAGAAATGGAGTGGAAGTAGCTGCAGATTTTCAAGAAGTAAAGGAAGGCATACCAGAAACTCTAATGATGGGATTGCCATCTACGTCTGTTAATGGAGAATATAGATTGAGAGTAGAAGGAACATATAATAGTCTAACTGGTGGCCAAGCATTTTTAAATGAGACCAAACTGACATTTTCACAAAGATCAATGactatatttattcaattGGACAAACCTGTATATATGCAAGGAGAAACTGTGCGATTTAGAACTATACCCATAGATACTGAACTCAAAGCATTTAATAATCCTATAGATGTGTACATGTTAGATCCATATAGGAGAGTAATGAGAAGATGGTTAAGCAGACAGAGCAATTTAGGAACAGTATCTTTATCATACCAGCTTTCCGATCAACCAGTTTTTGGAGAATGGATTATACAAGTGATAGCACAAAGCCAGGTAGAAGAGAAAACTTTCCTAGTTGAGGAATACTATCAAACACGTTTCGAAGTTAACGTAACAATGCCTGCATTCTTTTTTGATAATGATCAATATATAAATGGTATAGTCCAAGCAAATTATACTAGTGGTGCACCAGTGAGGGGAAACTTAACTCTAAAAGCACGCATTAGATCACTAGATAAAGCATATACAGAATCTGATTCTGAATCAgcagaaagatatttttattttgatgaGTATTATCCTGCGTGGttgaaagtttcaaattatttgaataataaagtTCCTGTATTGagattttttaatggaacttATCACTTCCGATATCCAATGTCAGAATTGCTAAGTTTTGTACCTACTGCGAGCGGAGTAGAGATTACTGTGACTGCAACGGTCGGCGAAAGATTTCTAGACGAAATAATTACAGGTTACTCCACAGCCCGAATATATAACTCTACCTCAAAGGTTCGATTTTTGGGCGGATCACCGCAAGTTTTTAAGCCAGCAATGCCATTTACCTTGAATTTAGTGGCGTCGTTTCATGATAATTCAATATTGAGACCAACGCAATTAAAAGGGGCTGTAATGGAAATTCGCGCGGATATCGAAATGAGAACAGGTGGTCATAGAACACTAGAAACTCAATATCTAAAACATTCGGCAGACAACGAAGGTGTTTGGTCTACCAGAATCGATTTAAGAAAACAACTTGGACTTGATCATAATTCGAATCAAGCACAGCAAATTCTCAATGATATTTCTTCTATGAAAGTGTTTGCTTATCTTACCGATGGAGAAGGCTACAAAACGCAAActgaattattgttattggCTCACGAATCGCCGAATCAACAGCACATAAAAATCTCAACGTCCACAGAAAAACCTAAAGTTGgagaatacatgatattccatGTTCAAACTAATTTCTATATCGATACTTTCAACTATCTCATTATGGCAAAAGGTACAATACTTTTGACCGGACAAGATAATATGCAACATAACATAAAAACGATCGCCGTTCCTTTAAGTGCAGAAATGGCTCCTGTTGCAACTGCAGTCGTGTATCACGTTGGGCAATATGGCAATGTAGTAGCAGACTCTTTAACCTTCTCTGTAAATGGCATTTCACGCAATAATTTCACTGTATTCATcaacaataaaaaatctaGAACGGGTGAGAATGTCGAAGTAGCCATTTACGGAGAACCAGGAGCGTACGTCGCTCTTTCAGGTATAGATAGATCTTTCTTCACGATGCAAGCAGGGAATGAATTAACTTACGCCAATGTTATATCAAAAATGGCACATTTTGACGAAGAGACAAATGGAACTCATGCCCACACTTGGTTGTACCATGAAGGTGATCCGGATGAAGTTGTTTACTTCCCATCTTCAACTTTTGGTATAGACGTCAATAGAACGTTCGAATACGTTGGATTAGTAGCCTTCACAGACGCCATTATTTATCGAAGACCTGATAACTGTAATACAACTCAAGGATATGGGGAATGCCTCTCTGGAAGATGTTATAGGCTAGACAAAAAATGCGATGGAGTATACGATTGCGATGATGGCACTGATGAAGTAGGCTGCGAGCGCAGAAATGTCACAGACATTGTAGAGTTTAGAAAGTGGCGGTTTAACAGGTTACAGAGACAATACGAAAACGTATGGTTATGGAAAGATATCAATATTGGTCCTCATGGTAGATACATTTTCAATATAGACGTTCCAAGGAGACCAGTTCTGTGGATGGTTACAGCGTTCGGTATGTCTCCAAGTATGGGCTTTGGTATGTTGCCAAAAGCCATTGCATATATGGGTATCTTGCCGTTCTATATTAATGTGGAAATGCCTACTCATAGTAAACAAGGAGAACAAATTGGTATCCGCGTCTCTGTTTTCAATTACCTACGCAATAATATAGAAGCTGTAGTAGTTTTAACTGGTTCCAAGGATTATAAATTCGTTCACGTTGAAGATAATGGTATTGTACAATCGTACAAGCCTCGTACATCTTTTGGTGAACACCAGTTCTTTATTTGGATCCCTGCTCAAGATGCTTCTATTGTTTATCTACCTATTGTACCAATAAGGCTTGGAGATATCAAAGTACACATCTATGCCACTACCGTAATCGGAAGGGATTCGGTTACGCGTACCTTGCACGTAGAAGCTGATGGCCTTCCTCAGCACAGACATCAATCTATCCTGCTCGATCTTAGTAATCGTGCATATGTGTTCCAATACATGCACGTTAACATTACAGAAACACCTATTATACCCTACGACGAAAATCGTTACTACGTATTCGGATCAAACAAGGCTGTGATAAGTTTGGTCGGAGATGTGGTTGGACCAATTTTTCCGACGATGCCTGTTAACGCCACAAGTCTCATGGATCTCCCTATGGATTGTGCGGAACAAAATATGTTCAGTTTCGCTGCTAATTTATACACGACAATGTATATGCGTTTACTTAATCAACGTAATAGAACGCAAGAGAAACACAGTTTCTATTACATGAATATTGGCTATCAGAGACAACTTTCGTTTATGAATCCCGATGGATCGTTCAGCTTATTCCGTAGCGATTGGAACCAATCGTCACCAAGCGTTTGGTTAACAGCATATTGTGCTCGTGTTTTACAAGAAGCACGCTTCTATGAGTGGGAAAATTATCTTTACATTGACCCTGAAGTAATAGCACAGGCTGTGTCTTGGTTATTGAAATATCAAACACCTGAAGGATCGTTCTATGAAGTTACATGGATGCCTGATCGCAAGATGAACAGCTCTCTAAATTACGACGATGATATAATAACACATAGAAATATCAGTCTTACAGCTCACGTTCTAATCACATTACAAAGTGTGAAAGATTTGCCTGAGGGTCTAGGAACTCAAGTTGCTGTAAGTGCTGCTGGTGCAATCAAGTGGTTGgagagaaatttgaaattgttggAAGTACGAGGGAAGCCTTACGAGATAGCGATAGTATCATATGCTCTGTTATTGGCAAAAGCTTCTACCGCAGGACaagcttttaatattttatctagaCACGCTCGTAGAGAAGGAGGATTAACATATTGGGGCAGAGAATCAGTACCTCTTCCTCCTTACAAACTGGAAAATCAGAAACCATTCCTCCTTCCACGTTTACCATACATGTACGACTCAGAAAATATCGAAACCACTGCGTATGCTCTTTTGGTGCACGTTGCTCGACAAGAGATAATGTTAGAGCCCATAGTAAAATGGTTGAACTCTCAAAGATTAACCGACGGTGGTTGGGCCTCGACACAAGATACTGCGTGGGCGATGAAAGCGTTAATGGATTATACAGTCAGGTCGAGAATTCGAGATGTTAGTTCATTGGCTGTTACTATAGAAGCCACAGCTCTTCCAGGACAGACTAAAACACTATTTGTCAATGACAATAATCTTGCAAGGCTTCAGACTATAGAG ATACCTGAAGCATGGGGAACGGTAAAAGTACAAGCAAAGGGTGCTGGATATGCAATTCTGCAAATGTCAGTACAATACAATGTGGATATTGCAAAATTCCAAACACAGCCGCCTGTTAAATCTTTCGATCTGGTAACGAGAGCAAATTTCCATGGCAGAAATCAGTCTCACATATCATATCTCAGTTGTCAGAG GTGGATTAATACGAACGAATCTTCTCGTTCTGGAATGGCAGTGTTGGATGTAACTATTCCAACAGGTTATATAATCCAACAACAAACTTTGGATAGGTATATCCAATCGAAACAAGTAAGGAATCTTCAGAGAGCACGATTCCATGAAAAGAAAGTGCTCTTTTATTTCGACTACTTGGACCAAGAAGAAACGTGTGTAAATTTCACGATAGAAAGATGGTTCCCGGTTGCAAATATGTCACGGTATCTTCCTATCAGAATTTACGACTATTATGCTCCAG agCGTTTCAACGAAACCATATTTGATGCTCTACCGACTTATACACTAAATATTTGCGAAGTTTGCGGTAGTTCCCAGTGTCCTTACTGTCCGATTTATAATACCGCCACGATGTTGGCTACACCAACAGGTTTTCTGATTGAAATTTCTGTTCTTGTTGTTGTGACAAGATATTTTCGAACACAGGAGTTTAGTGTGGGTTAA